In the genome of Ornithorhynchus anatinus isolate Pmale09 chromosome 9, mOrnAna1.pri.v4, whole genome shotgun sequence, one region contains:
- the ZNF804A gene encoding zinc finger protein 804A, whose amino-acid sequence MECYYIVISSAHLSNGHFRNIKGVFRGPLSKNGNKTLDYAEKENTITKALEDLKANFYCELCDKQYYKHQEFDNHINSYDHAHKQRLKELKQREFARNVASKSRKDERKQEKALQRLHKLAELRKATACAPGSGPMFKSTTVTIRDHFGETHQREIADPAAKQKDFKHNMTYSPQNAHDIASLAPSTENSSDHKVKNSKTGDQGQGPKIGFSFAFPKKASVKLESSAAAFYEYNDDASLENGHSRRSRFIPGICQHQPSSPSEILPEEKNRCFQASGEKSTSKEELPEPQETKEENPLSIPVFCHPGLPLSSDLDANINAVSNQDQTCSKDAIINQETPIDCSSSEMLGNKPVAITIGNDCLSSQDTREESDKDLCRTSATTEVSIQETASDVLDLSNPVGVGSFSHNNTHESYKRPCDPFVPVLNKYGSTILQWPSEMLTYTSSKPSISYSCNPLCFDFKSSRSNSSLEKNQPRLNGPHSHLKEDDSCKSPVPDRVDKPLMGPVNFETKHHRNESHHAESFLLDDSPTQDCESRNHEEKVSVDSENDCTYGRLEKCNWNQKLMKHGIIDEKHRKIWLEEAHSDWFHKGRKKKRKRKLHHCHYGEAAREPSDAFSKMDPESNYVATEKHHHLQAISEKCRAEYRTRWLSADAAQPHYEMPALEAGHDKRSKSIPTYVRADEGTNRTWTANHGNSDSTNSKTLHRKNKAVSCRQPNSPTWNSGKPDLTYSRTLFTWKGRRSSCSPDHDTLAPPTEVKCTSYGQSVKRSYTSLISEPERAHRKRRQYTSSCSSDESLFRQNCLPEQLETPTRSLVAMCKPKKKRRRKRNRLHHVFAEQEPRGRRSYNSSKDDSTPSILGKQLIESKKEDTEAQQMVDFPGNVERVTLLEEKQPPPTESFLLSETDGQTGQAVAENTPGTASEESHPSAPPLMEPNLPPTAAPKNRIDRKESPDSLKAHESRIPFKLHGVERSVGPPPPKPYFCHYELAEAVPQEKINEPTSEWLCYHSGILNGPSSLPFKEAHRNSPAFLTPDQILSPYGLPEQALLFPLETPEKFKDVQCEAYQQITQPAILANKVKLTFPPPAPLQPLPLQQPLCSTSVTTIHHTVLQQPAASTAAGTFKVFQPPPQFLSQIPPLTRTSLPQISLGPRLCPGSHGTFVTPPQIPIIPTSVLHPSHVAFPPLPHSLFPSLLSPHPTVISLQPLF is encoded by the exons AGACTCAAGGAGCTGAAACAGAGAGAGTTTGCGAGAAATGTAGCTTCTAAATCGCGGAAAGATGAAAGGAAACAGGAAAAGGCCTTACAAAGATTGCACAAGTTAGCTGAGCTACGAAAAGCGACAGCCTG TGCCCCAGGGAGCGGGCCCATGTTCAAATCCACTACTGTTACCATAAGAGATCATTTTGGCGAAACCCATCAAAGAGAAATAGCAGACCCGGCTGCAAAACAAAAAGACTTCAAGCATAATATGACGTACAGTCCCCAAAATGCTCATGATATTGCTTCTTTGGCACCATCTACGGAAAATTCCAGTGATCACAAGGTAAAAAACAGCAAAACGGGTGATCAGGGCCAGGGCCCAAAAATTGGATTTTCATTTGCATTTCCAAAGAAAGCGTCAGTGAAGCTGGAGTCTTCTGCAGCGGCTTTCTATGAATACAATGATGATGCTTCGCTGGAGAACGGTCACAGCAGAAGGAGTAGATTCATCCCTGGGATTTGTCAGCATCAACCGTCGTCACCATCAGAAATCCTTCCTGAGGAGAAGAATCGTTGTTTTCAGGCATCGGGGGAGAAAAGCACGAGTAAAGAAGAGCTACCTGAACCCCAagaaacaaaagaagaaaacCCATTATCAATTCCTGTATTTTGCCATCCTGGACTCCCTTTATCTTCTGATTTGGATGCCAACATAAATGCAGTATCAAATCAAGATCAAACATGTTCCAAAGATGCTATTATTAATCAGGAAACACCCATAGACTGCAGCAGTTCTGAAATGTTGGGAAACAAACCCGTAGCTATTACTATCGGTAATGATTGTTTATCTTCACAAGACACCAGAGAAGAAAGTGATAAAGATCTCTGTCGAACTTCAGCAACAACCGAGGTTTCCATTCAAGAGACTGCATCCGATGTGCTGGATCTTTCAAATCCTGTTGGGGTAGGCTCCTTCTCACATAACAACACCCACGAATCATATAAAAGACCATGTGACCCATTCGTTCCTGTTCTTAACAAATATGGATCCACCATTCTCCAGTGGCCGTCAGAAATGTTAACCTACACAAGTTCCAAACCATCTATTTCTTATAGCTGCAATCCTCTCTGTTTCGATTTTAAGTCCTCGAGATCAAACAGTTCTCTGGAGAAAAATCAGCCTCGCTTAAATGGTCCTCATTCTCACTTGAAGGAGGATGATTCTTGCAAGAGTCCGGTTCCAGACAGAGTGGATAAACCCCTTATGGGCCCGGTAAATTTTGAAACTAAGCATCACAGAAATGAGAGTCACCATGCAGAATCTTTTTTATTGGATGATTCTCCCACCCAAGATTGTGAATCTAGAAATCATGAAGAGAAAGTGAGCGTAGACTCTGAAAACGATTGCACCTATGGAAGATTGGAAAAATGTAACTGGAACCAGAAGCTGATGAAGCACGGTATTATTGATGAGAAACACAGAAAAATATGGTTAGAAGAAGCCCACAGCGATTGGTTTCATAAAggtaggaaaaagaaaagaaaaagaaagctccACCACTGCCATTATGGGGAAGCAGCCCGAGAACCATCGGATGCTTTTTCCAAAATGGATCCCGAGAGTAATTATGTGGCAACAGAGAAACACCATCATTTGCAGGCCATTTCAGAGAAGTGCCGGGCCGAATACAGGACTCGATGGCTATCGGCAGACGCGGCCCAGCCGCACTACGAAATGCCTGCCCTGGAGGCCGGACATGATAAACGATCCAAATCGATACCCACTTATGTTCGTGCGGACGAAGGAACGAACAGGACGTGGACAGCAAACCACGGGAATAGTGATTCCACTAATTCTAAGACCCTCCACAGAAAGAATAAAGCCGTGTCCTGCAGACAGCCCAATTCCCCAACTTGGAACTCTGGAAAACCAGATTTAACATACTCCAGAACGTTATTCACCTGGAAAGGCAGGAGATCCAGCTGTAGCCCAGATCATGATACTTTAGCTCCACCAACTGAGGTGAAATGCACCAGCTACGGTCAGTCGGTCAAGAGAAGCTACACCTCTCTCATCAGTGAACCTGAAAGAGCCCATCGGAAACGGAGGCAGTACACCAGCTCGTGTTCATCAGATGAAAGTTTGTTCAGGCAAAACTGTCTCCCAGAACAGCTTGAGACACCAACCAGGAGCCTAGTGGCCATGTGTAAACCGAAAAAGAAACGGcgaagaaaaagaaacagacttCACCACGTATTTGCAGAGCAAGAACCGAGAGGACGTAGAAGTTACAACTCTTCGAAGGATGACTCCACACCCAGCATCCTGGGTAAGCAGTTGATTGAAAGCAAAAAGGAAGATACGGAAGCCCAACAAATGGTTGATTTTCCAGGAAACGTGGAGAGGGTGACCCTTTTGGAGGAAAAGCAGCCGCCGCCCACTGAGAGTTTCCTCCTGTCAGAAACTGATGGACAGACTGGGCAGGCGGTAGCAGAAAACACTCCTGGCACAGCTTCAGAGGAGTCCCATCCTTCCGCTCCACCTTTGATGGAACCTAATCTCCCACCAACCGCAGCTCCCAAGAATCGGATCGACCGGAAAGAAAGCCCTGACAGTTTGAAGGCCCATGAAAGCCGGATCCCTTTCAAATTACACGGTGTCGAAAGGAGTGTGGGACCGCCCCCGCCAAAACCGTACTTTTGTCATTACGAGCTGGCAGAGGCAGTCCCGCAGGAGAAGATTAACGAGCCGACGAGCGAGTGGCTCTGCTACCATTCAGGAATACTCAACGGCCCCTCGTCTTTGCCATTCAAAGAAGCACATAGAAACAGCCCTGCCTTCTTAACCCCCGATCAGATCCTGTCCCCTTACGGTCTGCCAGAGCAAGctctgctgtttcctctagaAACCCCGGAGAAATTCAAAGATGTACAGTGCGAAGCGTACCAGCAAATCACGCAGCCCGCCATCCTGGCCAACAAAGTCAAGCTCACCTTTCCTCCGCCCGCTCCCCTGCAGCCTCTCCCCTTGCAGCAGCCCCTGTGTTCTACCTCCGTGACCACGATACATCACACCGTTCTGCAACAGCCCGCTGCCTCCACGGCAGCGGGGACCTTCAAAGTGTTTCAGCCTCCCCCGcagttcctttcccaaatcccacCCCTCACCAGGACATCTTTACCTCAGATCTCGTTAGGACCCAGGCTCTGTCCCGGGAGCCACGGCACCTTCGTGACTCCTCCTCAGATACCAATCATCCCCACGTCCGTTCTCCATCCGAGCCATGTGGCGTTCCCTCCTTTACCCCATTCACTTTTCCCTTCACTCCTTTCTCCACACCCAACTGTGATTTCTCTTCAACCGCTCTTCTAA